The DNA region AGGGACACCACGGCGGCCGGGACCGCGATGGCGAGGGTGAGGGGGTTGGCCAGCGCGGTCGCCACCTGCATCGTGTGCCCGGCCCGCCGCATCGCCGGGACGGTCATGACACTGCCGCCCACGCCGAGGAAGGCGGCGACCGCACCGATCGGTGCGCCGAGGACGGGCGGCAGCGGACGCGGAGCGTCGGATGCCGTACCGACCCGGGTGTCCGGGCGCAGGAAGCCGGGCCGCAGGAGCAGATCGGCGATGGTGAGAGCGACGTACGCGACGAATGCCCAGTGGGCCAGAGCGGCCGGAGCGAGGCGTGTGGCGAGCGCGCCGAACGAGGCACCGGCCGCCAGCAGGAGGAGCAGCACGCCGCTGCCGCGGAGCGAGAGGAGCACCCGCCGCGGTGTGACGGCCGTCGCGAACCCCGCGTTCACCACCATCACCAGGGCCGAGGTGGCCGTCGCCACCCGCATCGCGTCCGCGCCGAGTACGGCGTCCGCCCAAACCACCACCGGTACCGCGACGAACCCTCCACCGAAACCGAACAACACTGTCGTCACTCCGGTGAGGAGCCCGACCCCGATCAACATCACGAAGTCCATGGCTCCACCCCACCAGCTCCGGCGATGTGCTCGCATGCGATGGTCGGCACAGTTCCTTCGTGTGTCGGCCAGTACGATGGACGGGTGAAGAACGTCCCGCTGGCCGATGTCGACCACGTCGACCGGGCCGTCCTGCCGATCGGCACCGATTACCCGCCCGGACACGTACTGGACTGGCACGAACACCGGCGCGCGCAGTTCCTCTACGGCGCCACCGGGGTCATGGTCGTCGACA from Streptomyces sp. NBC_01591 includes:
- a CDS encoding sulfite exporter TauE/SafE family protein, producing MDFVMLIGVGLLTGVTTVLFGFGGGFVAVPVVVWADAVLGADAMRVATATSALVMVVNAGFATAVTPRRVLLSLRGSGVLLLLLAAGASFGALATRLAPAALAHWAFVAYVALTIADLLLRPGFLRPDTRVGTASDAPRPLPPVLGAPIGAVAAFLGVGGSVMTVPAMRRAGHTMQVATALANPLTLAIAVPAAVVSLWVAAVPAAAHAQVRLVGLIDLRAASALLLGALPVIAVLRRRPPRIPDRTHAWAYIGLLVMVTVAMLLLV